The Malus sylvestris chromosome 3, drMalSylv7.2, whole genome shotgun sequence genomic sequence TCGGATATGATGAGCGACATCAGATAGCACCAACGATGGAGTAGCATAGTGCATTGGCCCATGACATTGGGCACGTTGGGCAGACCTTTTGCCCTATGCGGTTAGGAATTAACTGTAGGAGAATGGTCGtcttttatagttgaggagagtcTTTGGTTCCCTTTCGCGATTGATATGGTACTCTACGAGTTttattctgatgttgacacatttTGTGTTATGATTGGTCTCTTGATTCAACGTCCCTCCCTTCATTAATGTTCCAACGTAACGAGGATTGCAAAATACAAGAGCACTGTCATGATTATCCATATCACCATACTAATTTACCAGGTTATTTACAAAATAGATTAGATTTCAAATATGCAAGTAGGTGACAGTCCATTAACCTTCGCATGAAAAAGTAGGGATAGCAATATCTAATATGCTACGAAGAAAGCAACGTGGTTTAGTTAAAAGATTACCTCCATACCTTTAATGGTAGCATATTTGCAACCATTGATGCTTTATCCTGTGGGGACATTAGAGTCACCAGTAGACAGTTTGCCAACCTGAAGTGTACATGGAGAATTTCGAATCCCATTGTAATAAATTTGTGATTCTATCAATTATAAAGAAATTAGCGATAATGATAATGCAAATCTCTATCATAAGTAGCAGCGGTCTCTCATACAGATCAGAAATTAATGAAATGCTTTGGAAGCTATGTCAGTTATATAAAGTGTTCAAATAACTTCCGAGTCCAAGCATTTTTCAGCATGGTTATTACCTTGAGGTTAAGTTCCCTCTAAAGACTGGTGTTGGAAAGGCTTGTCGCAAGCCAATTGCATGTAGATAAAAAACCTGTAGAGACATACAACGGAGAGAAAAGTTTACTACAAAATATGTAAGCAGTTATGATGGAGATGGCCACATCAATATActtcactagtagaaaaaactaCTTGCGCGACAACGAAAAAATCATCGCGCAAGATAGTTTTGCACGATGGAAGAGGATATTAGTGGCACAAGAAAGGTCAGCTTTGCGCGACGCTTAACTTTGTCGCGCAAACAAACTTTGCCTGACGAAAACAATACACTTATCGCGCAAAGTCAATAAGAAAAATCGCGAGCAATTTTTTGGTGCAAAAAACATGCGCGACGAAGGGTGAATCTTTATGGGACGAAGGATTCGTCATTCAAGTCATTGTCAGTTTTTCCCAACAATTCAGTGCATGTGAATCAGAGGAATCAATATTGTATTTAGCGTAGATGTTTGCGCGACAAAGCATTTGTCGTGCAAAGTCCCTAACCTtcctatatatatgtcatttgtCCCGCAAAGTCCCTAACCTTCCTATATATATGCCATTTTACTATCATTATTCTTCAAAATTATGTTCGTGCTGTGATGGAGGATAAAAACTAGGATGAGAGCGTGCCCGCCAACTCGTATGATTTGAGACAACATGTGGAGTTCGCGCATGCGATTGTTGTAGCCATGGGAAATAATTGTTCTACTGCTGAGTGGTGTTCTTGGAAATATGTGCCCGACAGTGTCAAGAAGGTGGTGATGGATGAATTATTAGTAATTATGTTGTTGATGgatcaataattaattttgtgaattttttttattatatgttggaattaattatttgcaaatatgtgtaacagtgtaagtatactcttgatgatgatatgaacgaagagttgatgaagttgatggaggCGGCGTTGGAGGGAGGTTACAACCGGTGGCGCTATGACGTCAATCAGAATTGAGCACCATCGAaatagtagttttaaatttcTGTTTTTGAGGACactatataaatttaaggttttttttttataagttatgtatttaGACTCAATTAGGCTATGCATTttaggaggagaaagaagaaagccaaatttttttcaaaatgacTTGTCCAAAACGACTTCGTTTTGAGCcaagtcattaaaaaaatttaaaacctcaCTCACGAGTCACATGAGAACCCTTACACTAGAGCAATCAACTCCTTCAGCATTCAGAACCTTCACTTTACTAATAATACCTAATCGTCTGCCACTCGGCCCGCTTCTGGTCCTTATGGCATCGATCAACTCTCTGCTGCATTTTAGTTTCTATTCACTATTGCACCAACAGGCGGGGCGACAAGTCGACGACATCCCTGGTGAAAATCTGCAGTTTTTCTCCGTGTAAAGCTCTGGTCTAGACTCTGGTGGCTAGCCTCTGGTCTCTTCTTCTTGGTCGAAGAGGTTTGTAGTTTGTACTCTCTTTGACTCTGTCCATTAAATAATTTTGCCATCCTGTTGTGATGTTGCACCTActgatggtgcatcaatgatgCTACACCTACTGATGTTGCATATGAATAGCATGCTTTCAGCCTAGTTGCAATTTTTACTCAAATTTTCGCTGTTCTACAGTTCAAATGGATAGAGGCACATGAAGTTTTATAGTCTTATAGACTAGGCAATTagcacttgttttttttttatttggagcTTTTATATTGGGACAATCCTAAGTTAAAATCTTGGATCCACCACTGATCCTATCTGACATTGATTAATTTGTGTATAGTAGATCaatttaaagttttgtttctgCCAAACTTGAATTGGctttagaattagggtttttaaatttcttatTAAATTTAAGTAGAAATTATTATGCATGTGTACGGTAATTTAAATCTTTGTAATCTAACAAATTTATTTCCAATTTTGTAGATGCAATAGCTCATTAGAACCCGGAAGGCGATGACTTCTACACCTTGATCGACGACTACACCTACTTCTGCCACCACTGCTTCGGCAGAGATGGACCATAGGTCAATGAATCCGTTTGACCCAGTTGGTCCTCCAGTCCTACAGGCATTGGCATATTCGACTTCTTCGGTGGTGCTACCTGTTAGCGCCCGACGTGCTCACCGGTGCCCCGACACTCCAGACCAAATGTCGCCATCTAGATCCACAACTAATGCCTCCGGTACACAGCTAGGTATACTATCCTAATTTACTCCCTCATTCCCATGTTAActtagttttgttattttaggttcagtttgttaagttatgtcatttaaggattaaaaagttatcatatatatatatatatgtgtgtgtgtgtgtgtatatgtgtatatatattgtttattgttGTCATCGTTCCGAACCTATTATTAAATTGTTGTGATCATTGTGTTGGATACGTATATTGTTTATATTATTTTCAGGGTTTTAAGAAATGTTTTCATTATAGGGAGGTTATAtagaaattttagtatgatttGTTATTGGTTTTAggttaacgttaatttttcatttctttgcagCCAAGAAAAACACCCGAGGACCTTGTCGGCAATTGAAGACGGCGAAGGTCACCCGGATGACCAACGATTGTATCACAATCAGATATGATGAGCGACATCGGACAACACCAACGACGGAGTAGCATAGTGCATTCGCCCATGACATTGGGCACGTCATGCGGACCTTTTGCCCTATGCGGTGGAAGGCTTGGAAGGCGATGCCGGAGAAGGTGAAGAACACGGTGCGTAATCATTTGTTAGTAagtattttttcctttttaattcttttcatttaaaatttatatatttatatttattaatgTCTTTTATTACTAATACTTTCGTAATATTAATGTCTTTTATTACTACAATTTGGATGACATCAACGAGGACATGTTGGCTTGCCTCAATCGACTATACTCTGAACGCTACAAGCAGTGGAAGAGTGACTTGCACCAGTATTTCGAGATGTTTAGTAATCCGCAGGTCGCTCTCGAGGAGGGTGTCCCGAACGAGCTAGAAGACCGACAAGATAATTGGGATTGGCTTTGCGGTCATTTTCAGGAGCCGGGCTATGTGGTGCGTTTTTAATTATGACTTCTTTCATgttactttttaaaatttttactaatgtttattatgaatttttttttaattttttatgttctTTAAATATTACAACTAATATGTTTATTTTGTGTATAACAGAAGAAGGCGAAGGCGAACAAGGGCAATCGGGAGAAGAAGACTCTTTTCCACCATTCAGGTTCAAGGCCTTTCTCATATAGGATGGAGGAGTGGCGGAAGGTATATATTACAGCTTTTATTTCCAATTTTAAAATGTCGCTAGtaatgttttttgtttgttttcgtactaacattttccttatctttttctaTTTCAGGAGGGTTCAAAATTCCCGGAGATCGACGTCTTTGCTAACGTTTATGTTCGGCCTGGGATGAGTTGACCGAGTCACTTCTTGTAAGTAATTTCTTATGCATTAAAGATTTATACTaattatttcaaattgttttctattAATAATCCATGT encodes the following:
- the LOC126614541 gene encoding uncharacterized protein LOC126614541 — encoded protein: MRWKAWKAMPEKVNYNLDDINEDMLACLNRLYSERYKQWKSDLHQYFEMFSNPQVALEEGVPNELEDRQDNWDAKANKGNREKKTLFHHSGSRPFSYRMEEWRKEGSKFPEIDLRITKHLEILVQVTLPQLVAFGV